In a genomic window of Pedobacter sp. KBS0701:
- a CDS encoding glycoside hydrolase family 11 protein, whose amino-acid sequence MKKQNSLTSVTRKVTFVVAATFVFASAACLTGCKKDGKMAPEPAAAANKAAATVETYQSGTNNGFFWSLWKSDGATGTVNYANGAAGNYSINWNGFNGNFTCGKGYSVGSKTYKIGYNLSTYSNSGGGTFGWYGWSRSPYYEYYVNETWGSVSPHTGTFLGTFNSDGAAYNVWTRWMTGKNIDGGDGFRQIYSSRVTKTSTGQNHVITFANHYNKWQSYGYTLGQLNIPAIMVSETWGSNTNGNINCTIWAQ is encoded by the coding sequence ATGAAAAAACAAAACTCACTAACAAGTGTAACCAGGAAGGTTACTTTTGTTGTGGCTGCAACCTTCGTGTTTGCAAGCGCTGCATGTTTAACAGGCTGTAAAAAAGACGGAAAAATGGCGCCCGAGCCAGCCGCTGCTGCTAACAAAGCTGCTGCAACGGTAGAAACCTACCAATCGGGTACAAATAACGGCTTCTTTTGGTCGCTTTGGAAGAGTGACGGCGCAACCGGCACAGTCAATTACGCCAATGGTGCCGCCGGAAATTACAGTATTAACTGGAACGGGTTTAACGGTAATTTTACCTGCGGTAAAGGTTATTCTGTAGGATCAAAAACCTATAAAATAGGCTATAACCTAAGCACTTATTCAAACTCCGGAGGCGGTACTTTCGGCTGGTACGGATGGAGCAGAAGCCCGTATTATGAGTATTATGTGAATGAAACCTGGGGTTCGGTTTCACCTCATACCGGTACTTTCCTGGGCACATTTAACTCCGATGGTGCAGCTTATAACGTATGGACCCGATGGATGACAGGTAAAAACATCGACGGTGGTGACGGTTTCAGGCAAATTTATAGCTCCAGGGTTACAAAAACTTCTACCGGACAAAATCACGTTATTACTTTTGCCAACCACTACAACAAATGGCAAAGTTACGGATATACGCTTGGCCAGTTAAACATTCCTGCAATTATGGTTTCGGAAACATGGGGCTCTAATACGAATGGCAATATCAACTGCACCATTTGGGCACAGTAA
- a CDS encoding TssN family type VI secretion system protein → MDVQSFFIRFLLFPLIFMVSTAVLSIINKKNQFLNNKRLIVSVLLIGIILAIPGFLGFLNFNFMPWGYIICCIFYLLMGTIFVYLLTKYYPKDVLERKVFIFFATLISTILSVYLFQLAFNWLSAVNFGWFGAGSIACFFVPLIFWWAYVSLLGIPSEIYKIWRYPDTPLEINMDHVDFNRLLVLELELYKKSSDPEPLKVKVKAVENMNFGIWFHKFIDDYNLKFAKSPVEFRSDDMENYKWIFFIKTSFFKRNIFIDPDLDIIENGITEKMTIYAKRVSENINKPNEVGESAIFI, encoded by the coding sequence ATGGACGTTCAATCATTTTTTATCCGTTTTCTCTTATTCCCGCTGATTTTCATGGTATCAACAGCGGTGCTTTCTATCATTAACAAGAAGAACCAGTTTCTCAATAACAAACGACTCATCGTAAGTGTTCTGTTAATCGGCATTATTTTGGCCATCCCGGGATTTTTAGGCTTTCTAAACTTTAATTTCATGCCCTGGGGTTACATTATCTGCTGTATTTTTTACCTTTTAATGGGAACGATTTTCGTTTATCTGTTAACCAAATACTACCCTAAAGATGTGCTGGAGCGTAAAGTTTTTATCTTTTTTGCCACATTAATTTCGACCATTTTATCGGTTTATTTATTCCAACTGGCCTTTAACTGGTTAAGTGCGGTAAACTTTGGGTGGTTTGGCGCAGGCAGTATTGCCTGTTTCTTTGTACCGCTTATTTTTTGGTGGGCCTATGTTTCCCTGTTGGGTATCCCATCTGAAATTTACAAAATCTGGAGGTACCCTGATACCCCGCTGGAGATCAACATGGACCATGTAGACTTTAACCGCTTATTGGTATTGGAGCTTGAACTTTACAAAAAAAGCAGCGATCCGGAACCTTTGAAAGTAAAGGTAAAAGCGGTAGAAAACATGAACTTCGGTATCTGGTTCCACAAGTTTATCGATGATTATAATTTAAAGTTTGCCAAAAGTCCGGTGGAATTCAGGAGCGACGATATGGAAAATTATAAATGGATCTTCTTTATTAAAACTTCTTTCTTTAAACGGAATATCTTTATTGATCCCGATCTTGACATCATTGAAAACGGCATTACCGAAAAAATGACGATTTACGCTAAACGGGTATCTGAAAACATAAACAAACCCAATGAAGTTGGAGAAAGTGCTATCTTTATCTAA
- a CDS encoding type VI secretion system baseplate subunit TssG has protein sequence MKKETLINNELFTDYKAVAYAADLIERKVIDADRMEIIPLGPDKRAFAKDIENITAYYSERRRHERIRISINREGLYDMLPEGLFHRPPTGSAGMDEESMIKDIKDRREEEKEARLFFTPFDAEINYVRIMTELYENMLDKKTTYSDLSQIFEFGWDEFNLLNKEQSIIWMHLLPEIQQKRNNIDFVSKVLTALFNLPLTIVDATANIAPVKIAEEMQMQLGGSALGIDTIIGDSFAPEHEAYNINIGPTLPQELIKFMPGQKNRAILDMAISYLMPVDAEVNVELLTAPDYQETVLSEDGESAYLGYTVYL, from the coding sequence ATGAAAAAAGAAACTTTGATTAATAACGAACTATTTACAGATTATAAGGCCGTTGCCTATGCTGCCGATCTGATTGAACGTAAGGTAATTGACGCCGATAGGATGGAAATTATCCCATTGGGGCCTGATAAACGTGCTTTTGCGAAAGATATCGAAAATATAACAGCTTATTATTCTGAAAGAAGAAGGCACGAACGCATCCGCATCAGTATCAACCGCGAAGGCTTGTATGATATGCTACCTGAAGGGCTTTTCCACCGTCCACCAACAGGTAGTGCAGGCATGGATGAGGAATCAATGATTAAAGACATCAAAGACAGGAGGGAGGAAGAAAAAGAAGCCAGGCTATTTTTTACGCCTTTTGATGCCGAGATCAATTATGTAAGGATCATGACCGAGCTATATGAGAATATGCTCGATAAAAAAACAACCTATTCCGATTTAAGTCAGATTTTTGAATTTGGCTGGGATGAATTTAATTTGCTCAATAAAGAGCAGAGTATTATCTGGATGCACCTGCTGCCCGAAATCCAGCAGAAAAGAAACAACATCGATTTTGTGTCGAAGGTGCTTACCGCATTATTCAACCTGCCGCTTACTATAGTGGATGCCACTGCGAATATTGCTCCGGTAAAAATTGCCGAAGAAATGCAGATGCAGTTGGGCGGGAGCGCATTGGGTATCGATACCATCATAGGCGACAGTTTTGCCCCCGAACACGAAGCGTATAACATTAATATCGGACCTACTTTACCACAGGAACTGATTAAATTTATGCCCGGGCAAAAAAACAGGGCCATTTTGGATATGGCTATCAGTTATTTGATGCCGGTTGATGCCGAAGTAAATGTAGAACTCCTTACCGCTCCCGATTATCAGGAAACGGTATTGAGCGAGGATGGCGAAAGTGCTTATTTAGGTTATACGGTGTATCTTTAA
- a CDS encoding type VI secretion system baseplate subunit TssF, with the protein MKPVFYSSKDEIRNRILKNAEDFWNVKDSNDFDPLVRLIIEALSNELFNVANDVKNLENRIFDKISRILAPDHLTSSLPAHAIMHARPIEQQDYLSPYSQFAFKKNIPQENDKAKKTDIFFSPLHTVKVNNAAIKHIVTGNTLFNVEQLGKQPIHNTLSGTSVEKNTMYIGFSGIKDWMDFNKLNLFFDWKNYSVPENTYDLLSLGKWFYKNNELAAYTERFMDEPLTGKVQAPFQHKQLLNLIKADILQFYSNRFITLGDLNDFNIDESGELPPAFSNLFQPAVLNQIDNSVKWLKVIFPAAINQEMLNELHIYINAFPVVNKRLSQIKHRLKTMKNIIPIKTESLDQMLAVENLKDNKGKSYNEIPYTNENEKGDGSFSIRYGGTERFDTRNAKELVDYLFELLRDEKAAFTAYGPDFLSTILKNLEQNIALIEQKSRSALKDIKELPSYIVLKPIDDADILFLDIWVTQAEEANHINAGSRLVVYDNNKVHAESIFLLSQTKGGRSRLNATNRVQAYKYGLTTADRIITKADVINFCRYELGNKLKGITLAKGLIMDNKPNAGFIKTTDILIEPADQLNLSTQDWEELLSLTLAKLNLRSTLNIHYRLLLKPAMHRAL; encoded by the coding sequence ATGAAACCAGTTTTTTACTCATCGAAAGATGAAATCCGCAATAGAATTTTAAAAAATGCCGAAGATTTTTGGAATGTTAAAGACAGTAACGACTTCGATCCGCTGGTCAGGCTGATTATTGAGGCCCTGAGCAATGAGCTTTTTAACGTTGCCAATGATGTTAAAAATTTAGAGAACAGGATTTTTGACAAGATCAGCCGCATTTTAGCACCCGATCATTTAACTTCTTCATTACCTGCCCATGCCATTATGCATGCCAGACCGATTGAGCAGCAGGATTATCTTTCGCCTTATTCGCAGTTTGCATTTAAGAAAAACATCCCTCAGGAAAACGATAAGGCAAAAAAAACCGATATTTTTTTTAGTCCGCTGCACACCGTAAAAGTAAATAATGCAGCTATTAAGCATATTGTTACCGGAAATACCCTTTTTAATGTAGAACAATTGGGTAAACAGCCTATCCACAATACACTTTCCGGCACTTCGGTAGAGAAAAACACAATGTATATTGGCTTTAGTGGCATTAAAGACTGGATGGATTTTAATAAACTGAATTTATTTTTCGACTGGAAAAATTATTCGGTACCCGAAAACACTTACGACCTGCTCTCACTGGGAAAATGGTTCTACAAAAATAACGAACTCGCGGCCTATACTGAACGTTTTATGGATGAGCCTTTAACGGGTAAGGTACAGGCACCTTTTCAGCACAAGCAGCTACTTAACCTGATTAAAGCGGATATTTTACAGTTTTACAGCAATAGGTTTATTACCCTGGGCGACCTTAATGATTTTAATATCGACGAAAGCGGGGAACTACCTCCAGCGTTTTCCAACCTGTTCCAGCCAGCGGTTTTAAACCAGATCGATAATTCGGTAAAATGGCTTAAAGTAATTTTTCCGGCAGCTATAAACCAGGAAATGCTGAACGAGCTTCATATTTATATCAACGCGTTCCCGGTAGTCAATAAACGGTTAAGCCAGATTAAACACCGGCTTAAAACGATGAAAAATATTATCCCGATTAAAACGGAATCGCTGGACCAGATGCTTGCGGTAGAAAATCTGAAGGACAATAAAGGGAAAAGTTATAATGAAATTCCCTACACCAACGAGAATGAAAAAGGCGATGGTTCTTTCTCGATCCGCTACGGAGGAACGGAGCGTTTTGATACCAGGAATGCAAAAGAACTGGTTGATTATCTTTTTGAGCTTTTACGCGATGAAAAAGCAGCTTTTACAGCCTATGGACCAGATTTTTTAAGTACCATCCTTAAAAACCTGGAGCAAAATATTGCCCTGATTGAACAAAAAAGCCGTTCAGCGCTAAAAGATATTAAAGAGTTGCCAAGCTATATTGTATTGAAACCTATTGATGATGCAGATATATTATTTCTGGATATATGGGTAACACAGGCAGAAGAAGCCAACCACATCAATGCCGGCAGCCGTTTAGTGGTATACGATAACAATAAGGTACATGCAGAAAGTATCTTTTTATTGAGTCAGACCAAAGGCGGCAGATCGCGGCTGAATGCCACCAACCGGGTGCAGGCCTATAAATATGGCTTAACCACTGCCGACCGGATTATTACAAAGGCCGATGTGATCAACTTCTGCCGATACGAGCTGGGCAATAAGTTAAAGGGCATTACCCTGGCCAAGGGTTTAATTATGGACAATAAACCGAATGCGGGTTTTATTAAAACTACCGATATTCTAATCGAGCCCGCAGACCAGCTGAACCTGAGTACACAGGACTGGGAAGAACTGTTGAGCTTGACATTGGCAAAATTGAATTTAAGGAGTACCCTGAATATACATTACCGCTTGCTGTTAAAGCCTGCGATGCACAGGGCGCTTTAA
- a CDS encoding GPW/gp25 family protein gives MSENFYNKPFRFKSLFSGTGLQPTDLGRSISHHIELIIFTRYGEHRFRNDFGCEIWDLDFELIVSESIWEEKFRKSLLKSITDYEFRIYNTSVEVRITEVENVYPLRKITEIKKKVDISVRALIKTTGEKYFFNTALFLSPLST, from the coding sequence ATGTCTGAAAATTTTTATAATAAACCCTTCAGATTTAAGTCTCTTTTCTCAGGCACTGGGCTTCAGCCAACTGACCTTGGAAGATCGATTTCGCACCATATCGAACTGATCATTTTTACCCGTTATGGAGAGCACCGGTTCCGCAACGATTTTGGCTGTGAGATATGGGACCTTGATTTCGAATTAATTGTGAGTGAAAGCATCTGGGAGGAAAAATTCCGCAAATCGTTGCTTAAATCCATTACCGATTATGAGTTCAGGATCTACAATACTTCGGTTGAAGTGCGCATTACGGAAGTAGAAAATGTATATCCCTTGCGTAAGATAACCGAGATCAAAAAAAAGGTGGATATCAGTGTCCGGGCACTAATAAAAACCACAGGAGAAAAATATTTTTTTAATACCGCATTATTCCTCAGCCCGCTATCCACCTAA
- a CDS encoding type VI secretion system TssO, with protein sequence MKPINSIEIRTAYTRFIINFVFLTLFSILCIYLFFAASDYEYTLLDKKVKETDKLSYLRKDINTNFDLIQVRFKELAQYRDYNANEMSKQSILLSDIQSANNKIKELISKKTAPSPSFDLYGKLNNNVGAMADLQDSLFQSRSDIQRYKERINECQKANQSAAQKIRNGRY encoded by the coding sequence ATGAAACCCATCAATTCCATCGAAATCAGGACTGCTTATACGAGGTTCATTATAAACTTCGTATTCCTAACGCTTTTCTCCATTCTCTGTATCTATCTCTTTTTTGCCGCGTCCGATTATGAGTATACTTTGCTCGATAAAAAGGTAAAGGAAACCGATAAACTATCTTACCTGAGAAAAGATATCAATACAAATTTTGACCTTATTCAGGTCCGTTTTAAAGAGCTTGCCCAATATCGCGATTATAATGCAAATGAAATGAGTAAGCAAAGTATCCTGCTTAGTGATATTCAGAGCGCCAATAATAAGATAAAAGAATTAATCTCTAAAAAAACAGCACCAAGTCCAAGTTTCGATCTGTACGGAAAATTAAATAATAATGTTGGTGCAATGGCCGATTTACAAGATTCGCTTTTCCAATCAAGGAGCGATATACAGCGGTACAAAGAACGTATAAACGAGTGCCAAAAGGCAAACCAATCTGCAGCACAAAAAATTAGAAACGGTAGGTACTGA
- a CDS encoding type VI secretion system transmembrane protein TssO, which yields MIKISIKERREQFLFFTALFVFTVGLLSFGIFYSDKSKYEISKKELEVKINENEAFENMVKETMPTIDTTFKQITRYNPNVQAVFLKNDIQLSLGSIKAAFDRKASDSRYKIFVHTAQLYDRLFYDRQEQNRNISDIELHKRQLDDCITNRRQLQQTISAR from the coding sequence ATGATTAAAATAAGCATAAAAGAAAGGCGCGAACAATTCTTGTTTTTTACAGCGTTATTCGTTTTTACTGTTGGGCTTTTGAGTTTTGGGATTTTTTATAGCGATAAGTCGAAGTACGAAATTTCTAAAAAAGAACTGGAAGTTAAGATTAACGAAAACGAAGCATTCGAAAATATGGTGAAAGAAACCATGCCAACTATTGATACTACCTTTAAACAGATAACACGGTATAACCCAAATGTGCAGGCCGTTTTTTTAAAGAACGATATACAGCTTTCATTAGGTTCAATCAAAGCTGCGTTCGACCGTAAAGCATCAGATTCACGCTATAAAATATTTGTCCACACCGCACAGTTATACGATAGATTATTTTACGATAGACAAGAACAAAACAGAAATATTTCAGATATCGAACTGCATAAAAGACAGTTAGATGATTGCATTACCAACAGACGGCAATTACAGCAAACGATATCTGCAAGATAA
- a CDS encoding PKD domain-containing protein — protein sequence MSDTNTKQVNSNSQGYVILYILLAVLLLTGLIFLFKSSLFEKRTIDARILKDEIYLNEDLVFTDNTPKASKWLWEFGNGEKATTKTGSYHYTKPDTYIVRLTVDGELRQEFPVTVRDTVHTAPVDSVLTISGPTAGLVNEEIRLEGDGEGKDFEWSFGETGRVDVKGKTALYTYRAPGKYVVRLRSDKARKPAFLTILITDPNAEIVDDLVAPGDGERKTIDDIRARLQAIANGADFNSNYYYLINKYMCNNEKVTVNVEMNGKKKQTDIYSYCMGLTFGGEIAVDEAQLTIKPNSTCASLLNIKQHSGTAQPAATATTDAPAKTK from the coding sequence ATGTCTGACACAAACACCAAGCAAGTTAATTCAAATTCGCAAGGCTATGTTATTCTCTACATCCTGCTGGCTGTACTGCTCTTAACGGGCCTGATTTTTTTATTTAAAAGTTCATTGTTCGAAAAAAGAACAATTGATGCGAGAATCCTTAAGGATGAAATTTATTTGAATGAAGATTTAGTTTTTACCGATAATACCCCAAAGGCCTCAAAATGGTTATGGGAATTTGGTAATGGCGAAAAAGCCACAACAAAAACCGGTTCTTACCACTACACCAAACCCGATACCTACATTGTACGCTTAACCGTTGATGGCGAACTGCGTCAGGAATTTCCCGTTACGGTACGCGATACCGTTCATACCGCACCTGTAGATAGTGTGCTAACCATAAGTGGCCCAACCGCTGGTTTGGTTAACGAAGAGATCAGGCTTGAAGGGGATGGAGAAGGAAAAGACTTCGAATGGTCGTTCGGCGAAACCGGCCGCGTGGATGTAAAAGGAAAAACGGCCTTGTACACCTACCGCGCGCCAGGCAAATATGTAGTCCGTCTTCGGTCGGATAAAGCCCGTAAGCCCGCTTTTTTAACCATTTTAATTACTGATCCAAATGCGGAAATCGTAGATGATCTGGTTGCTCCTGGTGATGGAGAACGTAAAACTATAGACGATATCAGGGCACGCCTGCAGGCCATTGCCAATGGAGCAGATTTTAACTCCAATTATTATTATCTCATTAACAAATACATGTGCAACAACGAAAAAGTAACGGTTAATGTGGAAATGAATGGTAAGAAAAAACAGACCGATATTTATTCGTACTGTATGGGCCTGACTTTTGGAGGAGAAATAGCAGTAGATGAAGCGCAATTGACGATTAAACCCAACTCTACCTGTGCGAGTTTATTAAATATTAAACAACACTCAGGAACAGCCCAGCCTGCAGCAACGGCAACAACTGATGCTCCCGCGAAAACAAAATAG
- the tssR gene encoding type VI secretion system protein TssR domain-containing protein, translating to MKKYYALTILFLGISFAYAQSPASFGKKVKYMPKSYERPAETINVNDNTSNSSLPWIVFSDREDNYTTTAPGGSLIMKKISFMEPFYVSKEENGYLKLIKYKAGMIRGRKINDKKSAISYGWIAKSKLLLWQRAFSNQKTGYAEKAIGIVNGKNALTEPKFYFDTTDSILVYNTPELKDRRTKVRLHEIAYIYKKSEDGKKYLIGSDDQLVADTALKSIYGWVSAEAVHSWGDRLYITSVKPGDYDKDDSTTLAIKNGIDKGTAFVMDPLLPSENLILRSVPVVSDDEGGSTVGIAADVYNKKDNKILTINGSALSYQDYLKLRKNKTKVNVVFVMDGGSPMTKYFSGMTNTIASFENIMGDFGKGTKVNFGGVVYRGETGCGQQGIFVSPIQDDYRQLMTFLSNQAKNTLRCNGEISEEPVFSALKAGINLFKAKKNETNLIILVGSTGNSGGTNNYLINELSEQVALADARILALQVYSDFNQSFNDFVIQSRKLVSESAIRSAEYRKNTMVKGEGLKSFQPYNTSLQDSISYYLDYPKNSLIQGGVVFPTKGSVNSNQSMTIALRRFVKETSSDIYNQISSLDSAFRLTGISRKNLSADVESLLPEPVGPEVADRMPHNAFKYYSTANLSADAVKNNRANLQYAIVLNNMEYKQIVDVFSIMLGQNLQADQSSFRRKLVKNYVKMPKQLLGMKISSSDIKAMTLSNYIKLVTGLPLNNDFLAKYKVSDLKNTSKMPLEEFETYIKLLNQSVQQIKRATQIEQQFISNGKIYYYITENNFNPAVLPTTN from the coding sequence ATGAAAAAATATTATGCCTTAACCATCCTATTTTTAGGAATATCGTTTGCCTATGCACAATCACCGGCATCCTTTGGCAAAAAAGTAAAGTACATGCCTAAATCGTATGAAAGGCCAGCTGAAACGATAAATGTTAACGATAATACCAGCAATAGCAGTTTACCGTGGATTGTTTTTTCCGATCGTGAAGATAATTATACGACAACAGCGCCAGGTGGAAGCCTGATTATGAAAAAAATCAGCTTTATGGAACCTTTTTACGTTTCAAAAGAAGAAAACGGCTATCTGAAACTGATCAAGTATAAAGCAGGAATGATCAGGGGAAGAAAAATTAACGATAAAAAAAGCGCCATCAGTTACGGATGGATTGCTAAATCCAAACTACTTTTATGGCAACGTGCATTCTCTAACCAAAAAACGGGTTATGCTGAGAAAGCCATTGGTATAGTTAATGGAAAAAATGCGTTAACCGAGCCGAAATTTTATTTCGATACTACCGACTCCATTTTAGTTTACAACACACCTGAACTTAAGGACAGACGCACCAAAGTGAGGTTGCACGAAATTGCCTATATCTATAAAAAATCGGAAGATGGCAAAAAATACCTGATTGGTTCTGACGATCAGCTGGTTGCAGATACTGCCTTAAAAAGTATTTATGGATGGGTTTCTGCCGAGGCGGTACATAGCTGGGGAGATCGTTTATACATCACCTCTGTTAAACCGGGCGATTATGATAAGGATGATTCTACTACACTGGCCATTAAAAATGGCATTGATAAAGGAACAGCTTTTGTAATGGATCCCTTATTGCCAAGTGAAAACCTGATCTTGCGTAGTGTGCCTGTTGTTTCAGATGATGAGGGCGGAAGCACGGTAGGTATTGCCGCAGATGTTTACAATAAAAAAGACAATAAGATATTAACCATTAACGGTTCTGCACTGTCTTATCAGGATTACCTGAAGCTGCGCAAAAATAAAACAAAAGTAAATGTTGTTTTTGTAATGGATGGCGGAAGCCCGATGACCAAGTATTTCTCCGGAATGACCAATACTATTGCTTCTTTCGAAAATATTATGGGCGATTTTGGTAAAGGAACCAAAGTAAACTTTGGCGGGGTAGTATACCGTGGTGAAACCGGATGCGGACAACAGGGGATTTTTGTTAGCCCGATCCAGGACGATTACAGGCAATTGATGACATTCTTATCAAACCAGGCAAAAAATACCTTGAGGTGTAATGGCGAGATTTCGGAAGAACCAGTTTTTAGTGCGTTAAAAGCCGGAATAAACTTGTTTAAAGCGAAAAAGAACGAAACCAACTTAATTATATTGGTGGGGAGTACAGGAAATTCAGGCGGAACCAACAACTACCTGATTAACGAACTAAGCGAACAGGTTGCCCTTGCCGATGCCCGCATTTTAGCTTTGCAGGTGTACAGTGATTTTAACCAGTCGTTTAATGATTTTGTTATCCAGTCACGTAAACTCGTTTCAGAGTCTGCTATCCGTTCTGCAGAATACAGAAAAAACACAATGGTAAAAGGTGAAGGCTTAAAAAGTTTCCAGCCTTACAATACAAGTTTGCAGGATTCTATTTCTTATTATTTAGATTATCCTAAAAACAGTTTGATACAGGGCGGGGTGGTTTTCCCGACTAAAGGATCAGTAAATTCAAATCAGAGCATGACGATCGCTTTGCGCCGTTTTGTAAAAGAAACCAGTTCAGACATCTATAACCAGATCAGCTCATTGGATAGTGCCTTCCGCTTAACCGGTATATCACGTAAAAACCTATCTGCTGATGTAGAAAGTTTGTTGCCAGAACCTGTTGGTCCAGAGGTGGCAGACCGTATGCCGCACAATGCCTTTAAATATTATAGTACCGCAAATTTATCTGCTGATGCTGTAAAAAATAACCGCGCTAATTTACAATATGCTATTGTGTTAAATAATATGGAGTACAAGCAAATTGTAGATGTATTTTCAATTATGCTGGGGCAAAACCTTCAGGCCGATCAATCTTCTTTTAGAAGGAAGCTGGTTAAAAACTACGTAAAAATGCCTAAGCAGTTATTGGGCATGAAAATATCATCAAGCGATATTAAAGCAATGACATTAAGTAACTACATTAAGCTGGTTACAGGTTTGCCTTTAAACAATGATTTTTTAGCCAAATACAAAGTAAGCGATTTAAAAAATACCTCTAAAATGCCGCTGGAAGAGTTTGAAACTTACATTAAATTATTAAATCAGTCCGTTCAGCAGATTAAAAGAGCTACGCAGATTGAACAACAGTTTATTTCGAACGGCAAAATATATTACTACATCACCGAAAATAATTTTAACCCGGCAGTATTGCCTACAACCAACTAA